In the Rhododendron vialii isolate Sample 1 chromosome 2a, ASM3025357v1 genome, AGTTCATTTGAGATCAATTCATTACCCGAACAAATTAAACttgagcatttttttaaaactcgttaAATTGACAAACCATGCTTGAATAAATTACTGCTTAACTTGTTTAGCTTCTCACGTGTAAAAATTTCGAGCAACTCATGATTGTCGATTGACTCGATTAAACAGATCGTTTGAGATCGGCTCTAGTCAAGCTTGAACATCTTTTTGAAATTCATTAAGATTTTAAACAAAACTTTAACAgtaagcttcttcttttttgactAGAAATATTAGTTGTTAATTGTAATTAGTGACGGTTAAACCTGTATTATTTGTGGGACTACATGTTGCCTAACATTAGCATCTCACTCCACTTGCACTAAGCTTCTTTATATATCAACATACATGATCAGGTATGacttcccttcttttttttctttgtttccttgttttgttttgtttttttttttttgtttttgtttttgtttttgtttttttttgtgatatggGATGATCTGTTTCGTTAAACGTAAAAGCAATTATATAATAAGAATTGAATTGGGTGGTGTCTTATTACGCTAgatgtcaaaatttatttgcTCCGTGCATTTTTAGTGTTCAATTTGCGtaaatctaattttttatgGAATAGcatcattacactttaaaaatTGTAACCCTTCGTGGAGACATTATTATTACGCTTTCTATGAGATTCTTTGGAATCACTCAggtcaaaattaaaagaaaccTATCTTTTATTCATTAATTTTTCATAgtagacacttattaaaggtCACAAAATGAAATACTTGACCGTAAGAAAGGAATGACAGGAGTATGATGGTTTTTAAATCCTTTTTGTGCCCTTTTCCATACCAATCTTATTCCCTCAGTCTCATAATCTCagttttgaagtttcaactttttaaaaggATATACGTTTAATGCAATTCAagtcatataatttttttatttttgcaaaattctCCCTCTATCCTAAGCTTTCAAAGTGTTCATACCCACTTATGAAagattttttcaaaagttaCAAATGGTGTTGAGTTTTCAAAATGATCATGTATTTTAAGACATCTCAAAATGAAAAGACCGATTAAAATTATGGGACGGAGGATATTAAATTAACAATTATTAGGACGATAGCCCTACAACTAGAGTTAGGGATGGTTTGGCTTTTAATAATCTTTTTGGATtagtttttgtctttgttcaaattttttccacCTTTATTAGTTtcgagtcttttttttttttggttgtaaaTTATTGGTTTATCTAAAAGAGGGgaatataaaatttaaaaaaatcatgatcAAAACCTTAAAAAGGTtcactcaaaaacaaaaattatccCCAGCGtacaatttgattttttggattaatacTTTTGTCCTTTGGATATGCAAAGTTTTTCATTTCTGGTTCATATTGTTATaattttatgctttatttctatgaatcaataacctaaatttttttaacataaatttaAAAGTTAATCCAATAATAAAGTCACTCCAAACCACCCCTCAATAGCCTATGTTCTTCACTAAATACAACCTTAATTGAAAACACAAATAACTTCATTTGTGTACGTATATGTAGTTGTATGTAGAGAGGTATATATGGTACATACCTAGCATCTGGCAAGACATCCTCGCCGGAAAATGCTCGGAGGTTCTGCAGGCGGAGCTTGTCTAGGATCGTTGTATCGGCGTTGTGTTCACAGCAGTCGGCGATGACCGCCATCACGCGACcatcttcatctctctcttcgTATGCGTTGATGAAATGAAATGTCACATACAGTGGAACTTCCACACTCGTCACCTTTGTACCAATAtgacaaacaacaaaaataaaaagggtttTAAAAAATACAGTGACGGGCGGCTTTATTTGCCATGCCGATTATTAATGAACTACTGCATTTTAACTTTTTCCACAACTTATTTTATCAAATGAAAACATGAAGAAAATACAATTCTTTTACCTTTACATCATTTCTCCCCATTCCACCgagccttcttaaaaaataagtacttatttgcaatttttaaatttaaaaataatgaatttatgatttttttttttgcatcatttaaaagatctcatcgaggtctatcaaacaagatctgtattgtatatttttaaatttcagtaagttcattatttttaaacttaaaaattacaaataagtactccctctgtcccattttctttgtccattATTCTTTTTGTCACTTTAGTGTCTATtacatatatctttcaatctataatttttCATGATTTCGACAACTTTGTATTTTAAAACAAAtagaaatctatcaaataagatccataaaTCTATCAAAGATAAGTAattgaaaactgacacgaatatcaaaaaagaacaatgacaatgagacggatggagtattttttttttttaaggactCTTAGCAGAGCACCTAAgccattcaaacaaaaatttaattttccgTTCAAAAAAACCATCATTTCACTAAAATTTTGACAGGAACATGCAACTGTCCTGCGCTAATTTCTTGATAGCTAGGTGGACGGAGCTTGTATGTAATTTCTTTTTGTACTCCATTATCCCAACTTGACATGGATAAGTGGTCAACTATTAGTGTTTAACGACTtcacattgagagagagagagagagagagagagagagagagagagagagagagagaggactcgCAATCTAATGACTTAAACATTTTAGGTAATctgcattcttgtaaacttaatttatttttttgttttgtgtgttttatttatttatttttaatttttttcagatttaggtgattttttttagattaatcattcgCCTCAACGAGAACAgtttaaaaagtataaaattatgaccaaaagtaaaaaaaaaatcactaaaaacgaaaaaaagtattaaacagctgtcttatttgtctaaagtgcgATTTTATTTGGATTGTTAAAACATtcgtccatatttttatactttttcgattcttctcatcgagataaacaattaatcccaaaaaaatacgaCAGAAAGCtagtaaaaaattaggaaaagataaaaaaatttcaaaataagtttTAGACTTATAAGCTTAGAAGAGCGCAGCCTAAGTCTCTTAGTGTTTAATGACTTAaacatttagagagagagaggggactcACAATCTTGCCAGTGGCCTTGCACATAACATGCATAAACCCTTTGGACTCCGGACACCACTGAAACTTATAAAGTGGTGTGTGCTCGGCCTTCAATAAATTTTGGACACAATACCTCAACGGCATTTCGGGCACAATCACATAATGTTCGGTCACCGGGAACGAGTGGACCCATCCTGGTGCGGGGCCGCCTCGACAGTTTGCCCGCCCGATTACCTTCCTCTCGTTCGTACCCGGCTCCATCCTCACAACCAAATAACCCGGGTTAATCAAATCGGGCAACAAGTTCAAAAACTCCGTATCCGTCACGATCGGGTGGGCCGAGTGTATTAACCCGCCCAATTTGTCACTGTATTCGAATTTCCCCAGCGTGTCGAGAGTCTCCGGGTCAATCAGTATTGACCCTTTAATCGTCTCCGTCAGGCAAACGACCCGTCCATCCGCTAGTTTAACCACACCAGTGTTGGCGTTATCGGTCAGCGATGCGCCGGAGAAAAGTTTCGCTAGGTCGCCGATGTATGACAAGAAGTTGTCCGGTTTTGGGACCTCCGAGAATTCGCGGTAACACAGCTTGTTTGTGGTTTTGGCGGCTTTGTACGCTTTCGATTCGATCTGGCGGTGGCCCATCGTTAGTCGGCCGTTTTCGAAGTGAAGTCGAACGAGCGTGGCGTAGCCGTCGAAGAGGTGGCGGAAGTTGTAGTCCCCTATGTTCCATAAGCCCGGCCCGTTTCGAAGGTACGTCCCTCTCTGCATGGAATGAAAGAACCCAACCCCAAACAAAATCATGCACTTTTCCGGGTAAGGtaatctttttttattcttcttgcGTGTCGAGATATATGGGTAACAAATGAAGAAACTTAATTCATGCTATCGGTTAGGGCCGGTCCAATACTTTTAGAGGCCCTAGGCGTATTAGAAACACGAGGccttatctattttttattatattcaaAACCAAATCTATGAGAATATATATCTATTTATaaacatatatttttcttgttagttTTAATTAGTTTGagcttttaaaataattaaatgaaGCATAAGGTGAATGTTTACAAAAATGAACGGGATATCACGTACCTGGGATATACAAAAGTTTCCCAGGTATAAGAGAGGTCTTGGTATCTCCTCCGgttcgttttcaattttttggccaCTTTCCGAGCATACTTTGATGATCAgttccgttcattttgtagaactcaGCAAGAACATTAATCTTGACAAAATTTATGTTTGTCAGACTTTATTAAATATATGATCAACacacatgaaaattgaaaaaaaacaaaaattggatcCAAAACACACTGAATCGAAAccctatttttgttttgttgcatttttCACGTGTTCCAATCATGTATCTACTAAACTCCGATGATTAAAATTTTTGGCAAGATTAAAGTTCTCACcaagctcttcaaaatgaactGAAATGATTATCAAAGTGTGCTCGAAAAAtagccaaaaaattgaaaaaggacCTAAGAGGATACCAAGACCCCTCCTATaccagactctctctctctaggcaAAAAGTCAGGCGGTTTCAAAATCAGATCTAAGCCGCTTGGGGGGGAGGCTCGCCACTCTCCTCCTCCCCCCAGGCCAACCCTCCTCCTTCCCTCCTCCTTCTCTCCCTCCATCCTCTCCTGCTCCTTCCCTCTCTTCCTCCCCCCATTTTTGCATCTCAGTTCCAGTTGGGTCAACGCCTTCCTCTGTGTGGGAAGGCGTGACGCTCGAGGCTCGGCCTTTTCGTCTCCGACCAGTGGTCCCTTGGTTCCTCCGGTATGCCTAGTGGCGTTGGATGACTCTAATCTACTACGGTGGTCTTGGGCGGtgcgtggtggtggtgatgtggtggcggtgggtggtggtggtgtggcggatttgggtggtggtggaggttttttttctgttttttgcagGTTTTATTCAAAATCGATTGGCAAAGATGACGGTCAGATCTGGTTCGGTTTCTCTCCGGCGGCGGCGGGTTGGTTGCGGTCCTCATGGATGGTTTTCTCTTGGTCGTCTTTGTGTGCCGAATTCCGGCCGGCGGCCTTTTCCGAGATCTCATTCAGGCGAGGGACCGGCAGGTCGTTTGCTCTGGTTGGTTGCTGCTACTTGTTTAATCGTGAAGCTTGGGGGTTTTTTGGTGGTTGGTCTTGGTACCCTTACCGTGGCTGCCTCGGTGGTCTCTCTCGTAGGCCGGATTCCAGCAGCTGGTTGCTACATCTGGGAGCGGCCGGATCGGCTTAACGGCGAGGTTGGGTCCTCCGGTGTCTTGTACGGTGGTGGCTGCCGTTGTGGTTAGGGTTATGGGGGTTGGCTTGGGTGGGCCAGTCCAGGGGTGGGCCGAAATTTGGGTGTTTGGGCTGTATTGTTTTACTTGAGTGTTGGGTTGGGCTCTATTGTTTCTATGTTGTAATTCCCTGTAGACCCTTCGGTGTTTGGGCCTTTGCCCGTTAGCGGTGTATTCCAACTTTTAGTTGGATCCCCTCTTCCCTCTCCCCATTTTTAATAAAGTTTTCATCtttcgccgatcaaaaaaaaaaagacccctCTTATACCTGGGatatataaaagtttctctACCTGGGATATACAAAAGCTTCTCATGTTATGATTGATAATTTGATATTCTAGCTTTTTTGACAACTTTTTATTTAATGGTTGTCATTTTTGTTTTACCTCTAAACAAAATCCGAACTCTGCCAGTGTGCTTGTGAATTTGTATGGTTCGCTTTcttgaatttccagtttgatGTGATATGCGTGTGATGAGAAAAGAAATCACAAGCTAACATACCAGCCAGAGAGGAACTTCGCCTTCAACGACAATCTCTCCTTCCCACCTCTCCTGCCGGATGCTTGTCCATGCGGCAAGCTTCCTGTCATCGGAAATTTCTTTTTCCGGTGATGGGATAGTTTCCGGCGATTTGGTCGCAACCTTCATGATTTTTAAGTCCCTAGTGTTgctgttcttgaaaaaaatggatctCCCCAATATGAACCCATCTCTACCATGGGCTGACCCGTTGGAAGTCAGCGCGCTCGACGGGAAAATACTAGTCTCGGTGGTCGAGAATGCTAACGAAGCCATGTCCAAAGACTAGATGTAAAGTGAATTATAACAAGAGGAGAGATGGTAGAGTTAAGTCTGAATAAGTGACATACTTATAGTGATGGAGAAGTATATATGCACAAATATtggattattttattaaaaagtggggggaaaaaaaaggagaaaaaaatatggAGAAATTCTAGTGGGAATCTTCAGTGCTGGTATTCGGGTAACACTTGAAGACAGCTTTGCACATTTTGTTTCACCAATTATATAGTTACCACTTTATGTCCATCTAATGATAATAAACGTACACTTGGTAGGATAGGAGTTCTTTCAGTGGTAGCCTATGTTGCACAAAATGTTTACAATCGGGAATCCAGAGTACAAATTCTATAACATTTACATATGAACAGAATTACAACGTAATGAAATTACAAAGACTGAAATGCAAACCGAAATACAGAATGGATTCGTGAACCGAAACCCGTGTTTCACACGGtgtccttaaaacagattcaccGCCTACCGGAGGGTGTTGAGGTTACTCAGCGTCTGTCTCCCAGGATTGATCCGGCTCGGACCACAAACGTCGAAACACTACCGAAGAACATCTTGGCGAACTAACTCAgcgtctgtctctctctcacaatgtATCAGAATGCTAGTagattttttgtgtgaattgtGTTGAACTATGCTATGAAATGCTCCTTATATAAGCAGAACTTGACCCTTGTAATGCTGCCTGGCCTTCAATTCGTAGAGTAAATGGCAGAATGAATTTAATGtgaaaaaacccccacaatgaATAGAGGAATAACCCCCACAATGAATAGAGGTAACCCCCACCATGAATATGAGGAAGTAATGGACCCCCAATCCATTCAAATTTCCAACAGCCTATGTGTGAACTACTTGTGTGAGCTAGAGAAGTGCAATTGGTTGATAATTGGGAAAgagatcgaagagagaagtAATCTAGAAGGGTGAAGGAAGAAGTAGGAGGATAGAAGAGACCAAGGCAGAGTTAGTCTCCCTATGCAGGGTGTAGACGGGTTTCCCTAGATCGATCAAGTCATGAGGTTACTCTTTGAAAGAATGTTCTCCTTCATAGGAATCAACGCTCATCAACTTTCTCTTAGGAAAATCTCTTCCCCTGAAATTTGAGGGAAtgtctagtatttataggcactTGGGCCGAAGACAGACAAAGAGTAGTCCAATAAAATTGCGCCACATGTCCGTTCCGTATTCCCTAGTCGCAATGGTGATGTCACCCCTCGCAAGCCTTGACTCGTGGGCATGCCCTCCTCGCGACAGTCCTTCTTTCTTTGTAAGCCACCAAGTCACTAGATCCCCTTCAATTCCCGCATGGGCAGGGGTAGAACTTTTTGAGGTTGTGTCCATACCACAATTGAGTCTTTAGGAAGGCCCCTCTGGTCCTGCCTTATGATCAAAGCAAAATTAGACATCTGGGTAAACTTTGTACCTCTTCGTCTTTCTCGCGTCTTTGGTCCCTTGCTCAGGTCTCACGACCCAAAAGACCCTTGCGATGGCTCTCTCTGGTCTATTTGCCCTAGCTAGCCTATTTTGCTCGTGGGTCCCATCTTGTGCCGCGTGGCGGTCACTAGCCATGTATCCTTCTCGCGACCCCTCTACGTGTCATCCCATGAATGGTGAGCCAAACTTCTTCGCGGGTTAATGGTCATAATTTTGACCGCGCCTACAGTGGTGTTCGTCTATTTAACAACATTTTTGGCTTACATCTAGAAATTGCCAAGGGATAGAATTTAGTCGGAAGTAATTACTCGGATTTCAtgactgataaaaaaaagtagCAAGCTGTCAGAAATATctacacactctctctctctctctcattttcctaAGAAAACTAATCTACCTAACCAAAGATTTGCACAGGGGCCTTGGCTAAACTCCCTGGTCTTGTAGCCACCCTTTTGATGATGAGGTGTATGGTTCAATTCACAGGGACACGAGGATGGAGCCGGGAGGGACAAGTTGGCGGCGGCCACCATCAcaattttattccaaaaaattcTATTACTATATTGAAAAAAGTATTTTATCCCAAATTATATAGACCCAAGaccaataaaaaattttaattttttattgtacAGAAGAAGTCTTTAATTCTCTGGTTTTATTTCAAGAAAGGAGGCCCAAAAAATAGtccaaaaccaaattcaatAGGCTAAGTGAAATAGTATGAAACAAATTTCACACTGGGTTTTTATGAATATATACTCTGTGGAAAAagacaaaaggggaaaaaacctagaagcaaacaaataaaaaggaaTGTATCCATGGCTATGATTGAGTGGCGTCGAGATTCGCGAACAAGCCACTTTCAAAGTACTCAAGAGGATACATACATTGAGAAGGTCATATTGCTAAAAGTTTTGATGTCGATTCTATTGACATATGGAATGAGACTCAATCTTTATTCTCGTCCGAGTCATAACTTCTTCAAAAGATATAGTGAATGAATTCAATTTTCATTTGGATTGATTGATTTTATCACATAAAATAACGATTCTACTCTAGAAGCAAAGATGTGGGTGACCAAGAGGGCGCGCTAGGAGACTTGGGATCCATCAGCACGAAATGCTTGCTTAAAGTCGGCCGGCCGATAGGCGAAAGAGAATCAACTAATTTAGTTCTGATCTAAGTAGGCTCGTAAATAGGGAAAATTCAACCCTGGGATCCGGGGCCTGACCATCAACCGTTTGCGGTCACCCTCGGTTCTGACCACTGCGCATGTCCATGAGAGACACATGCACCTTGCCCGTCCAAAGTGGTTGTGAACCAATCAATCATTCTAGTTGGTCCATTTCACCTCGATCCCAAAGCAACCATGTATAATTGTCTCCATGAATAAACACACTCCCATTTCCCATCATTTGAGTCTCATTGATTTCCCCCACTCATTTATTTTCTTAGTCCATACCACTTTGGGAAAGTGGGTGCCCAAAGTTTCTActttgtcataaaaaaaaaaatattacatgaTTTGGTGGGCCTCTTTATATACAGTactgctatgagtaccgacgGTTTTTATAGGGAAACCATACCGACgaccgcgccgggccgtctccagatatcggacggccgatccgagcggtccaaaaattctataaaaaaaacagaggggggccgtcgcgggaatcaacggtatccgatgtgtatagggtgcttgatctaaacaccctatttttgtatatacacatatatacatatatacacgaaaaatagggtgtttagatcaaacaccctacacacatcgaatgccgttgattcttgcaAGTGCCCCATCtgctttttttttagaatttttggacggctcggatcggccttccggtggccgaagacaaCCCGGTGCGGCTGTCGGTACGGTgtacctatatcattttttCGCTTGATATATTTAGTGGATGTAGTAGATTAATTTATAACAAGTGCAAATATGGGTCCACGTGTCTGCCACCTGGTCCCTTTCACATGGTCAAAGTTCCCAAAAATTAATCCAAAATTCGCTTCCAATTTCCAAATGGCAGACAAAAGCTGTCTTCCAGTCAAATTACTTTCTCCTATGAACAATGAACTTTTAATCATTGCAGTTGCAGCCGTGGAAAGAAAGTTTTTCACTGGAGGGTCAATGTGTCGACGGTTGTGGGATCCCATATTCCGTGGCTGCTACTCACAGATAAGAGAGAAACGTTATTTACGGAGCTTCCATGAACATTCTTTTCACAGAGGCGCCTCAATCTCGCGAGTTTACTTTGGCTTTGGAAGGTacaaattttaatgaaactttttcgatGCCGGACCGTCCAAAGTCAAAACGGACCGCCGCAAAAACCGTCTAAAGCCGAAACGGACCACCGAAATTGCGCTCCGTgaaaacttattcacagagACCCATGCATAAGTTTTTCTCCACAGATAAACATATATATTGGCTGTGAGCATACTCTCAACTGAGAGGTCAATAATCAAATCTTATCCGATTCGAGAATTAATTGTTATTTCTCGTTTTGAGTATTTCTCCATTCATTTTTGGATTCTCCATTGTGTGTTTCTTTGTCAGGTTGTTTTCTATATTAGcttttttttatattagttTCGGTTTAATATATTACTGACTCTTTCTTTTTGATCTTCTGAACGGCAAGATTTTATGAACTCATGCATAGTTTGTAGGAATTGATCATCTTATGAATTATAACGTATTCGAATAGCTCGTATCactcaacaaaaacaaatctacAAGGTTCACGGTGCTTTCATTTGAATATGTGGGGAACTgtttaataaaaagaaaataaataaataagagaaGAAAAATCAATAGTAGTACAAAGTAGGCGAGCTGTCTTACCAATTTAAAGTTAGAGAGCAGATCGATTGTGTAGTGCTCCCAATGCCTGTATATATTCATTGGCTCCACCTATCGTGAAGGGAAACAACTATTATACGGTTCAATTAGTCATTCCCTTTTCCTCGAGtggtttttcagtgccgagcgagTATATCCTACATGGTATCTGCTCGGcacatc is a window encoding:
- the LOC131316510 gene encoding carotenoid cleavage dioxygenase 8 homolog B, chloroplastic, which codes for MASLAFSTTETSIFPSSALTSNGSAHGRDGFILGRSIFFKNSNTRDLKIMKVATKSPETIPSPEKEISDDRKLAAWTSIRQERWEGEIVVEGEVPLWLRGTYLRNGPGLWNIGDYNFRHLFDGYATLVRLHFENGRLTMGHRQIESKAYKAAKTTNKLCYREFSEVPKPDNFLSYIGDLAKLFSGASLTDNANTGVVKLADGRVVCLTETIKGSILIDPETLDTLGKFEYSDKLGGLIHSAHPIVTDTEFLNLLPDLINPGYLVVRMEPGTNERKVIGRANCRGGPAPGWVHSFPVTEHYVIVPEMPLRYCVQNLLKAEHTPLYKFQWCPESKGFMHVMCKATGKIVTSVEVPLYVTFHFINAYEERDEDGRVMAVIADCCEHNADTTILDKLRLQNLRAFSGEDVLPDARVGRFVIPLDGSPYGKLEAALDPEEHGKGMDMCSINPFYLGKKYRYAYACGAKRPCHFPNTLTKLDLVEKKAKSWFDEGSVPSEPFFVPRPGVTEEDDGVVISIISDKNGEGYALVLDGSSFEEIARAKFPYGLPYGLHGCWIPK